Proteins encoded by one window of Nicotiana tabacum cultivar K326 chromosome 10, ASM71507v2, whole genome shotgun sequence:
- the LOC142165070 gene encoding uncharacterized protein LOC142165070, whose product MGFTERLIGIVFGLVSNNWYSILINGQAHGFFKSSRGVKQGDPVSPTLFILAAEALSRGLNALHTNLYFCGFGMPKWSPKINYLAHADDMIIFSSSDETSLMLIMQVLNAYEAASGQLVNKTKSVVHLHHLTDMEVVSKVERIIGIQRNDFPIIYLGCPIFYAKRKLEYYQPLITKVMDKLQSWQGKLLSVGGRAVLISHVLQNMSMHLLSAVNPPNYVINRLPKLFAQFFWSSSVGGTSRHWALWNSLCMPVEEGGIVPQDFGIDETVQYVHEVTLDGEWDMDRLFEMLPEDLAVHILEKIKPPSPQQVLGMPCWMLETRGYFSVKSVWDYTKRRDEPRTAYRMIWVKGLPFKIAFFMWKVWKAKLPLDAFLKRVGYCMPSKCWCCVQPDEESLQHLFFRSETARTTWKYFLSRAGIVVEGLTLHQAITKCWTANVCLRLKPGDLSSFIKSPGIGESEKAWMDMVAHKWQDLLPMMENFTHKLKVTKVMWEFPSAGWVKVNTDGASRGNPGRSSISFCIRNENGDIVKSVGREIEETTNTIMNGIWKPPWIISEQVEEMMQLMNEDNYTVTHIHREGNKLTDHLANYALDHGEIECQHFWHLDAQGRRLVNEDKLQCPSLRVKVDRR is encoded by the exons ATGGGATTCACAGAAAGGTTGATAGGGATTGTCTTTGGATTAGTTTCAAACAATTGGTATTCTATTCTAATCAATGGTCAAGCTCATGGGTTCTTTAAGTCCTCAAGGGGAGTAAAACAAGGTGATCCTGTATCTCCAACTTTGTTTATCTTGGcagcagaagcattatctaggGGTCTCAATGCACTACATACTAACCTGTATTTTTGTGGATTTGGGATGCCAAAGTGGAGTCCAAAGATCAATTATTTGGCGCATGCAGATGACAtgattattttctcatcctcagATGAAACATCTCTGATGTTGATTATGCAAGTGCTGAATGCATATGAAGCTGCATCTGGGCAGCTTGTTAACAAGACCAAATCAGTTGTGCACCTGCATCATTTAACAGACATGGAAGTGGTCAGCAAGGTGGAAAGGATCATAGGCATTCAAAGGAATGATTTTCCTATCATATATCTAGGTTGTCCTATATTTTATGCAAAAAGAAAGCTGGAATACTATCAACCCCTAATTACTAAGGTAATGGACAAACTGCAATCATGGCAGGGAAAGTTATTATCAGTAGGGGGCAGGGCAGTTCTCATATCCCATGTACTGCAAAACATGTCTATGCATCTACTATCAGCTGTAAACCCTCCAAATTATGTGATAAATAGGTTGCCCAAATTGTTTGCTCAGTTTTTCTGGAGCAGCTCTGTAGGAGGAACTAGTAGGCATTGGGCTTTATGgaattccttatgcatgccagttGAGGAAGGAGGAATAG TTCCTCAGGACTTTGGCATTGATGAAACAGTACAATATGTACATGAGGTTACCTTAGATGGTGAGTGGGATATGGACAGGCTATTTGAAATGCTtcctgaagacttagcagtacACATTCTGGAGAAAATCAAACCACCTTCACCTCAGCAGGTTCTTGGCATGCCTTGTTGGATGCTGGAAACAAGAGGATATTTTAGCGTTAAGTCAGTATGGGATTATACGAAAAGAAGAGACGAACCAAGAACAGCTTATAGGATGATTTGGGTAAAGGGACTGCcttttaaaatagcatttttCATGTGGAAAGTGTGGAAAGCAAAGCTACCTTTAGATGCTTTCTTGAAAAGGGTAGGCTACTGCATGCCATCAAAATGTTGGTGTTGTGTACAGCCTGACGAGGAATCTCTTCAGCACTTGTTTTTTAGATCAGAAACTGCAAGGACAACTTGGAAGTATTTTCTATCGAGGGCAGGAATAGTTGTGGAGGGACTAACATTGCACCAAGCAATCACAAAATGTTGGACTGCAAATGTGTGCTTAAGGCTCAAACCA GGTGATttatcaagtttcatcaaatctCCAGGCATTGGTGAAAGTGAGAAAGCCTGGATGGACATGGTAGCTCACAAATGGCAAGATCTATTACCTATGATGGAAAATTTCACTCATAAACTTAAGGTTACCAAAGTCATGTGGGAATTTCCAAGTGCAGGATGGGTAAAAGTTAATACGGATGGTGCATCGAGGGGAAATCCAGGCAGGAGCTCAATAAGTTTTTGTATAAGAAATGAAAATGGTGACATAGTCAAGTCAGTAGGGAGGGAGATTGAAGAGACAACAAACACA ATAATGAATGGGATCTGgaaaccaccatggatcataTCTGAGCAGGTAGAGGAAATGATGCAACTAATGAATGAGGACAATTACACAGTTACTCATATTCATAGGGAGGGCAACAAGCTGACAGATCACTTGGCTAATTATGCTTTAGATCATGgagaaatagaatgccaacatTTCTGGCATCTAGATGCACAGGGAAGGAGGTTGGTTAATGAAGATAAGCTGCAATGTCCAAGTCTAAGGGTGAAGGTGGACAGGAGATAA